Proteins co-encoded in one Acidobacteriota bacterium genomic window:
- a CDS encoding acyloxyacyl hydrolase produces MLGGRAGKVLTSNFGPGLLRGNFEYGVEVFPFWQSYTPRFERRMCTAPGICSAPYTVGGTFSGVSITPILLKWNFTGSGHRKLVPWAQGGGGIIWTNHKYPPFGGPPYNVNNDGPAANTSVWNFTPQFGMGLHYFVKPNRSLDFGASAIHISSASLGDKNPGVNASVQFSVGYTWWK; encoded by the coding sequence ATGCTCGGCGGTCGCGCCGGCAAGGTTCTTACCTCGAACTTCGGCCCCGGCCTGCTGCGCGGCAACTTCGAGTACGGCGTCGAGGTCTTCCCCTTCTGGCAGTCGTACACGCCAAGGTTCGAGCGCCGCATGTGCACCGCACCCGGCATCTGCTCCGCCCCATACACCGTGGGCGGGACATTTAGCGGCGTCTCGATCACACCCATTCTGCTGAAGTGGAACTTCACCGGATCGGGTCACCGCAAACTGGTTCCGTGGGCGCAGGGTGGCGGCGGCATCATCTGGACAAACCACAAGTACCCTCCCTTCGGAGGCCCGCCGTACAACGTCAACAATGATGGCCCCGCTGCCAATACCAGCGTCTGGAACTTCACTCCACAGTTCGGGATGGGGCTGCATTACTTTGTCAAACCCAACCGTTCGCTCGACTTTGGCGCCAGCGCCATTCATATCTCATCGGCATCGCTTGGAGATAAGAACCCTGGCGTAAACGCGAGCGTACAATTTTCAGTCGGCTACACCTGGTGGAAGTGA